The Desulfovibrio desulfuricans genome has a window encoding:
- a CDS encoding BMP family lipoprotein, which translates to MFPLRPVSLVLTLLLFLCLGFSRPAHCAGAEKTQGPLRVALLLETPTGDNDWNDSLVDGLRQAERELGIKASVITAQPGHDEAALQEMFRSAAGNNDLVLVASNGLHEVLRNNAANFRRTMFGCIDAGIRAPNIMSVTFADEQAAYLAGAAAAMLARQTSMPGISGRKIIGWITGEDCPAMRSLLGGFTEGARVIDPEVRVVNVVTGSFANAEAGRAAAKNLLDQGADVLVLASGMGNGPALQEVKARNAYAVGLNTDKDSLLPGHVLTSILKHPNKAVYEIIAAAASGHFAGKEILVRDLQNGGVDITSMEPFKAAAGKNLPPDMDRRLRELRGEILNGGIRLKSLRERTLCDCL; encoded by the coding sequence ATGTTCCCACTCCGCCCCGTGTCCCTTGTGCTGACACTCCTGCTCTTCCTTTGCCTTGGCTTTTCCCGGCCCGCCCATTGCGCAGGCGCCGAAAAGACGCAAGGCCCCCTGCGCGTGGCCCTGTTGCTTGAAACGCCCACGGGCGACAACGACTGGAACGACAGCCTTGTTGACGGCTTGAGGCAGGCCGAGCGCGAGCTGGGCATCAAGGCCTCTGTGATTACAGCTCAGCCAGGGCATGACGAGGCGGCGCTTCAGGAAATGTTTCGTAGCGCTGCGGGCAACAATGATCTGGTGCTGGTGGCCTCCAATGGCCTGCACGAAGTGCTGCGCAACAACGCCGCAAACTTTCGCCGCACCATGTTTGGCTGCATTGATGCCGGCATCCGCGCGCCCAATATAATGTCCGTGACCTTTGCCGACGAGCAGGCTGCCTATCTTGCCGGGGCGGCTGCGGCCATGCTTGCGCGCCAGACCAGCATGCCCGGCATAAGCGGACGCAAAATTATCGGCTGGATAACGGGCGAGGACTGCCCCGCCATGCGCTCCCTGCTGGGAGGATTCACCGAGGGCGCGCGTGTGATTGATCCTGAGGTGCGTGTCGTCAACGTGGTTACAGGCTCATTCGCCAATGCGGAGGCTGGCCGCGCCGCAGCGAAAAATCTGCTCGACCAGGGTGCGGATGTTCTGGTGCTGGCCAGCGGCATGGGCAACGGCCCTGCATTGCAGGAGGTTAAAGCGCGCAACGCCTACGCCGTGGGCCTGAACACTGACAAGGACAGCCTGCTGCCCGGCCATGTACTCACCTCCATCCTCAAGCACCCCAACAAGGCCGTGTACGAGATCATAGCCGCAGCGGCCTCCGGCCACTTTGCAGGCAAGGAAATCCTCGTGCGCGACCTGCAAAACGGTGGTGTGGACATTACATCCATGGAGCCTTTCAAGGCTGCGGCTGGCAAGAATCTTCCCCCGGATATGGATCGCCGCCTGCGCGAACTGCGGGGTGAAATCCTCAACGGCGGCATCCGGCTCAAATCATTGCGGGAACGCACCTTGTGCGATTGTCTGTAA
- the ald gene encoding alanine dehydrogenase, which produces MIIGVTKEIKADEYRVGITPAGVKALTDHGHKVLVESGAGLGSRIGDDEFAKAGASMLPVGDVWAKAEMIMKVKEPLPSEYKYFRPGLLLFTYLHLAADKELTDALLNSGVVGLAYETVQPKDRSLPLLAPMSEVAGRMAVQMGSYILTKQAGGAGMLLGGVAGVQRARVAIVGGGTVGTEAAKMAMGLGAEVTILDNNLNRLRYLGDIFSSRVQTLASNEYNIAGAVQESDLVIGSVLIPGAMAPKLVTEAMIKTMRPGSVVVDVAIDQGGSFETTAGRATTHHEPTYEKHGVIHYAVANIPGAVPVTSTYALTNATLPFAVELADKGWKSACRENIALERGLNTVDGQCTFAGVAEAFGLPCASTAQILR; this is translated from the coding sequence ATGATTATTGGCGTCACCAAGGAGATCAAGGCCGATGAATACCGTGTGGGCATCACGCCCGCCGGGGTCAAGGCGCTCACTGACCACGGGCACAAGGTCCTGGTAGAAAGCGGCGCAGGGCTTGGCAGCCGTATTGGCGATGACGAATTTGCCAAGGCTGGCGCGAGCATGCTGCCAGTGGGCGATGTATGGGCCAAGGCTGAAATGATCATGAAGGTCAAGGAGCCACTGCCCAGCGAATACAAATATTTCCGCCCCGGCCTGTTGCTCTTTACCTACCTGCACCTTGCGGCGGACAAGGAGCTTACCGACGCCCTGCTCAATTCCGGGGTGGTGGGCCTTGCCTACGAAACCGTACAGCCCAAGGACCGCAGCCTGCCGCTGCTGGCCCCCATGTCTGAAGTGGCGGGCCGTATGGCCGTGCAGATGGGTTCCTACATCCTGACCAAACAGGCAGGCGGCGCGGGTATGCTGCTGGGCGGAGTGGCTGGCGTGCAGCGCGCCAGGGTCGCCATTGTGGGCGGCGGCACCGTGGGTACGGAAGCCGCCAAGATGGCCATGGGCCTTGGCGCGGAAGTTACCATTCTGGACAACAATCTGAACCGCCTGCGCTATCTGGGCGACATTTTCTCTTCCCGCGTCCAGACCCTTGCTTCCAATGAATACAATATCGCCGGGGCTGTACAGGAGTCCGACCTTGTTATCGGCTCCGTGCTTATTCCCGGCGCCATGGCCCCGAAACTGGTGACAGAAGCCATGATCAAAACCATGCGCCCCGGCAGCGTGGTGGTGGACGTGGCCATTGACCAGGGAGGTTCGTTTGAAACCACGGCGGGCAGGGCCACAACCCACCACGAACCCACCTATGAAAAGCACGGCGTCATCCACTATGCCGTTGCCAACATTCCAGGGGCCGTGCCGGTCACTTCAACCTATGCCTTGACCAACGCGACTCTGCCCTTTGCCGTGGAGCTGGCGGACAAAGGCTGGAAGAGCGCCTGCCGCGAAAATATCGCCCTTGAGCGCGGCCTCAATACGGTTGATGGGCAGTGCACCTTTGCTGGCGTGGCCGAAGCCTTTGGGCTGCCCTGCGCCTCCACTGCCCAGATTCTGCGTTAA
- a CDS encoding bifunctional methionine sulfoxide reductase B/A protein → MQNTYPMPPLSGLEADVLLRKATEPPYTGKYVNNHEAGTYICRQCGMPLYHSDDKFESGCGWPSFDTAVPGAVRRVPDADGRRVEIICANCGGHLGHVFEGEGFTEKNTRYCVNSLSMSFAPAGSDAEKAALARLAAKKETSAAGGAPLAATGASALTGASGGCTATAIVAGGCFWGVEDAFQKIPGVCEAISGYTGGHTVNPSYEDVCRGDTGHAEAVLVRYDLSRVGYEQILRRFFEIHDPTQLNRQGPDWGEQYRSAVFYQGAEQKAVAEKLVARLRELGYKVVTQIAPAGPFYEAEAYHQDFARRTGRGVCHMSVPRFSQRVDGTPVK, encoded by the coding sequence ATGCAAAACACGTATCCCATGCCGCCGCTTTCAGGCCTGGAGGCGGATGTGCTGTTGCGCAAGGCCACAGAGCCGCCCTATACGGGCAAATATGTCAACAATCATGAGGCGGGCACCTATATCTGCCGCCAGTGCGGCATGCCGCTCTACCATTCTGACGACAAGTTCGAGTCCGGCTGCGGCTGGCCCAGCTTTGACACGGCAGTGCCCGGCGCGGTGCGCCGTGTGCCCGATGCCGATGGCCGCAGGGTTGAGATTATCTGCGCCAACTGCGGCGGGCATCTGGGGCATGTGTTTGAAGGCGAAGGATTTACAGAAAAAAACACGCGATATTGCGTCAATTCGCTGTCCATGAGTTTTGCCCCTGCGGGCAGCGATGCGGAAAAAGCGGCTCTGGCGCGGCTGGCCGCCAAAAAGGAAACCTCCGCTGCCGGGGGCGCTCCGCTGGCGGCTACGGGGGCTTCGGCGCTGACAGGTGCCTCTGGAGGATGCACGGCCACAGCCATTGTGGCTGGCGGCTGCTTCTGGGGGGTGGAAGACGCTTTTCAGAAAATACCGGGAGTGTGCGAGGCGATCTCGGGCTACACGGGCGGTCACACGGTCAACCCCAGTTATGAAGACGTGTGCCGGGGAGATACCGGCCATGCGGAGGCCGTGCTGGTGCGCTACGACCTCTCGCGCGTAGGCTACGAGCAGATTTTGCGCCGTTTTTTTGAAATTCACGATCCCACCCAGCTCAACAGGCAGGGGCCGGACTGGGGCGAGCAGTATCGCTCTGCGGTCTTTTATCAGGGCGCTGAGCAAAAGGCTGTGGCAGAAAAGCTGGTGGCGCGCCTGCGCGAGCTTGGCTACAAGGTGGTTACGCAGATTGCGCCTGCCGGGCCTTTTTATGAGGCCGAGGCCTACCATCAGGATTTTGCCCGCCGCACGGGGCGGGGCGTATGCCACATGTCTGTGCCGCGCTTTTCGCAACGGGTGGATGGAACCCCGGTTAAATAA
- the galE gene encoding UDP-glucose 4-epimerase GalE: protein MAILVCGGAGYIGSHNVRALLERGETPVVLDNFLTGHRSSVPQDVRLYSGDMRDPALLDAVFSEQPIEAVLHFAACSLVGESMEQPLKYFQNNMHGMMVLLEAMARHGVDKIVFSSTASVYGEPDVVPIPEHAPLRPTNPYGESKLAMERMMHWVGRAHGIRSVILRYFNVAGAWPQGLIGEDHRPESHLIPIILQVPLGKRPHVTIFGDDYPTPDGTCIRDYLDVMELADAHLRAVDYLRGGGGSEVCNLGNGTGFSVRQMVEAARRVTGRDIAVSIGARRPGDPARLVASAQRAAEVLGWTARADIDSIIASAWNWHSRNPEGFAE from the coding sequence ATGGCAATTCTGGTTTGCGGCGGTGCCGGATATATCGGTTCCCACAATGTGCGCGCCCTTTTGGAGCGTGGCGAAACACCTGTGGTGCTCGACAATTTTCTTACGGGACATCGTAGTTCCGTTCCGCAGGATGTGCGCCTCTATTCCGGCGATATGCGTGATCCGGCATTGCTTGATGCCGTATTTTCAGAACAGCCCATTGAGGCCGTGCTGCACTTTGCCGCCTGCTCCCTTGTGGGTGAGAGCATGGAACAGCCGCTCAAATATTTTCAGAACAACATGCATGGCATGATGGTGCTGCTTGAAGCCATGGCGCGCCACGGGGTGGACAAAATCGTGTTTTCGTCCACGGCTTCGGTCTATGGCGAACCTGATGTCGTTCCCATTCCCGAGCACGCGCCACTGCGGCCCACCAATCCCTATGGCGAAAGCAAGCTCGCCATGGAGCGCATGATGCACTGGGTGGGCAGGGCGCACGGTATCCGCTCTGTTATCCTGCGTTATTTCAATGTGGCTGGCGCATGGCCTCAGGGCCTTATTGGCGAGGATCACAGGCCGGAAAGCCATCTTATCCCCATCATTCTTCAGGTGCCGCTGGGCAAAAGACCCCATGTCACCATTTTTGGCGATGATTATCCCACACCCGACGGTACGTGCATTCGCGACTATCTGGACGTGATGGAACTGGCCGACGCGCATCTGCGTGCTGTGGACTACCTGCGCGGCGGCGGCGGCAGCGAAGTGTGCAACCTGGGCAACGGCACGGGATTTTCTGTGCGGCAGATGGTGGAAGCCGCGCGCCGTGTGACCGGGCGCGACATTGCCGTCAGCATCGGCGCGCGCCGCCCCGGCGATCCGGCACGGCTGGTGGCCTCCGCCCAGCGCGCCGCCGAGGTGCTGGGCTGGACAGCCCGCGCTGATATAGACAGCATCATCGCCTCGGCCTGGAACTGGCACTCGCGTAATCCAGAAGGATTTGCCGAATAA
- a CDS encoding flavodoxin — MSKVLIVFGSSTGNTESIAQKLEELIVAGGHEVTLLNAADASAENLADGYDAVLFGCSAWGMEDLEMQDDFLSLFEEFDRIGLAGRKVAAFASGDHEYEHFCGAVPAIEERAKELGAIIIAEGLKMEGDASNDPEAVASFAEDVLKQL; from the coding sequence ATGAGTAAGGTACTGATTGTTTTTGGTTCCAGCACTGGCAATACGGAAAGCATCGCCCAGAAGCTTGAAGAACTGATTGTTGCTGGCGGGCATGAAGTCACGCTGCTCAACGCGGCGGACGCCTCGGCAGAGAACCTGGCTGACGGCTACGATGCCGTGCTGTTTGGCTGCTCGGCCTGGGGCATGGAAGACCTGGAAATGCAGGACGACTTTTTGTCCCTGTTTGAGGAATTTGACCGCATCGGGCTGGCTGGCCGCAAGGTAGCCGCCTTTGCATCCGGCGACCATGAATATGAACATTTTTGCGGCGCGGTGCCTGCCATTGAAGAGCGCGCCAAGGAACTGGGCGCGATCATCATTGCCGAGGGGCTCAAGATGGAAGGCGACGCCTCCAACGACCCCGAAGCCGTGGCCTCGTTTGCCGAGGATGTGCTCAAGCAGTTGTAA
- a CDS encoding pyridoxamine 5'-phosphate oxidase family protein, with amino-acid sequence MLTKEFHEVISHEGVVSIVSWATVEPHVVNTWNSYLIIPDDKTILIPAAGMRKTQANAEVNSRVKLTVGSKEAQGKKMGRGFLIEGNAEFLQSGPLFDQMKAKCPFTSRVLVVTVSSIEKTL; translated from the coding sequence ATGCTTACCAAAGAATTTCATGAAGTTATTTCGCACGAAGGGGTTGTGTCCATTGTGAGCTGGGCAACGGTTGAGCCTCATGTGGTTAATACCTGGAATTCATACCTGATCATCCCTGATGACAAAACCATACTCATTCCTGCTGCTGGCATGCGTAAAACGCAGGCAAACGCGGAGGTAAACAGCAGGGTCAAGCTTACTGTGGGGAGTAAGGAAGCGCAGGGCAAAAAAATGGGACGAGGTTTCCTTATTGAAGGGAATGCAGAATTTTTGCAGTCCGGCCCCCTTTTTGACCAGATGAAAGCAAAGTGTCCCTTCACAAGCCGGGTGCTCGTTGTGACTGTATCAAGCATCGAAAAAACGCTGTGA
- a CDS encoding RrF2 family transcriptional regulator, translating into MQFSVGVEYALHSLFYLLGLPQGKVIGIKELSALHGISETYLSKVFTRLRKGGIVRSVPGVNGGYELARPASDISFWDIVEAVEGAAYIFQCAEIRQKNSLFSNEYALTPPSCPCLIKVVMSEAEDQMRNYLREKSLQWLMDQVTKDFSESKKQLITSWQKQSSS; encoded by the coding sequence TTGCAGTTCAGCGTAGGCGTGGAGTACGCCCTTCATTCACTCTTTTATTTACTGGGCCTTCCGCAGGGCAAGGTGATTGGCATCAAGGAACTCTCTGCCCTTCACGGTATTTCAGAAACATACCTGTCAAAGGTGTTTACCCGTTTGCGCAAAGGAGGCATTGTCCGCTCTGTACCAGGCGTCAATGGCGGATATGAGTTGGCCCGGCCTGCATCTGACATTTCGTTTTGGGACATTGTAGAGGCCGTAGAAGGCGCTGCCTATATCTTTCAGTGCGCTGAAATACGGCAAAAGAATTCACTGTTCAGCAACGAATATGCCCTTACGCCCCCCTCGTGCCCCTGCCTGATCAAAGTGGTCATGTCTGAGGCAGAAGACCAGATGCGCAATTACCTGCGGGAAAAATCACTTCAATGGCTTATGGATCAGGTGACAAAAGATTTTTCAGAATCAAAAAAACAGCTCATTACGAGCTGGCAAAAGCAGTCGTCCAGTTAA
- a CDS encoding radical SAM protein gives MAAQHIEPHLVMADERGNIYDDPDLLMVCRRGAQWGLPRPDELIPLPEESEFFLLPGRQAVGLDPETGRIAPPEGEAQLAVAAFAAPGYTLSAHPAYESGENAPMLPLFAYGAVGFARGRFYICARRVDSEPRQIFSNIPRGRIEQGARALLRDYPKNRLIRHIMDNCVARYDCPAARNFALGRYEAPLPSSRACNASCIGCISAQEKDSPIQSTPQCRLAFTPSPEELAEVMRVHSGRETRTPIYSFGQGCEGDPLMNPDLLVESVRQFRAGDGPGTVNCNTNASRPEAVIRLAEAGLTSMRVSLNSARGGLYERYYRPSGYSFDDVRASIREARSRGIWVSLNLLVFPGVTDTEEELDALARLVGENGVSMIQWRNLNIDPEWYFKLMSGGEGQQKLELSPSMGLTSFMKRLKKLCPWLRYGYFNPYLGEKAELAAPMPGEWSMPAPRAREAATDTEEDIDGAEVGGADQDVAEAEASRVE, from the coding sequence ATGGCCGCGCAACACATTGAACCGCATCTTGTAATGGCAGACGAGCGCGGCAATATCTATGACGATCCCGATCTGCTCATGGTCTGTCGGCGTGGCGCTCAGTGGGGGCTGCCGCGTCCGGACGAGCTGATTCCCCTGCCGGAGGAAAGCGAGTTCTTTCTGTTGCCTGGCAGGCAGGCTGTGGGCCTTGACCCCGAAACCGGGCGCATCGCGCCCCCTGAGGGCGAGGCCCAGCTTGCCGTGGCGGCCTTTGCCGCACCCGGCTACACGCTTTCGGCCCACCCTGCCTATGAAAGCGGCGAAAACGCACCCATGTTGCCCCTGTTTGCCTACGGAGCCGTGGGCTTTGCCAGAGGGCGGTTCTATATCTGCGCCCGCAGGGTGGATAGCGAACCCCGGCAGATTTTCAGCAATATTCCGCGTGGCCGCATTGAGCAGGGCGCCCGCGCCCTGCTGCGCGATTACCCCAAGAACAGGCTTATCCGGCATATTATGGATAACTGCGTGGCGCGCTACGATTGCCCTGCGGCCCGCAACTTTGCCCTGGGCCGCTACGAGGCCCCGTTGCCGTCGTCCCGCGCCTGCAACGCCAGCTGTATTGGCTGTATTTCCGCGCAGGAGAAAGATTCGCCCATTCAGTCAACGCCGCAGTGCCGCCTTGCCTTTACGCCCAGCCCGGAAGAACTGGCCGAGGTCATGCGCGTCCATTCCGGGCGCGAAACCCGTACGCCAATTTATTCCTTTGGGCAGGGCTGCGAGGGCGATCCGCTCATGAATCCCGATCTTCTGGTGGAGAGCGTGCGTCAGTTCCGCGCGGGCGATGGCCCCGGCACGGTCAACTGCAATACCAACGCCTCCCGGCCCGAGGCGGTGATCCGCCTCGCGGAAGCCGGGCTGACCAGCATGCGCGTGAGCCTGAACAGCGCCCGAGGCGGCCTCTATGAGCGCTATTACAGGCCATCCGGCTATTCCTTTGACGATGTGCGCGCCTCCATTCGCGAGGCCCGCAGCCGTGGCATCTGGGTTTCGTTGAACCTGTTGGTCTTCCCCGGTGTTACGGATACGGAAGAAGAGCTGGACGCTCTGGCGCGTCTGGTGGGCGAAAACGGCGTGAGCATGATCCAGTGGCGCAACCTCAATATTGATCCCGAATGGTACTTCAAGCTTATGAGCGGCGGCGAGGGGCAGCAAAAACTGGAACTCTCGCCCAGCATGGGGCTGACATCGTTCATGAAGCGCCTCAAGAAGCTCTGCCCTTGGCTGCGCTATGGCTATTTTAATCCCTATCTGGGTGAAAAAGCCGAACTTGCCGCGCCCATGCCGGGAGAGTGGAGCATGCCAGCCCCGCGCGCCCGAGAAGCGGCAACGGATACGGAAGAAGACATTGATGGTGCTGAGGTGGGAGGTGCAGATCAGGATGTGGCAGAAGCGGAAGCTTCGCGCGTCGAATAA
- a CDS encoding glycosyltransferase family protein produces the protein MKRLLWIGSPFFSDALSSCGWDAVARHNFEHAAVFGWHDLVRIAGFEPDVLVVADKSRAPYVLGVEDFPCLTVFYSVDSHIHSWQPYYAQAFDVCIASLRDHLPRFAGPYLPADRVWWSPAFAWAQDAPEPQTAKDMDCVFVGTVNANLPCRTAFLEKCRSGLPELQIVTGSYRHLYARARVVLNHCEHGDLNFRVFEALGCGSCLVTPRIGHGLTDIFAEGEHMLCYGADTADSGSIVDAATAAGEAVAQVRYLLENPDVAARMGQAALACIDGGHRAVHRARTFSDKVRALLISDPQCVARRRGRAAAIRKDYLRLPYLHWAEELRSTGLSEAYLAAAKGEFGLTGQE, from the coding sequence ATGAAGCGGCTTTTGTGGATAGGCAGTCCTTTTTTTAGCGATGCCCTTTCTTCCTGCGGCTGGGATGCTGTGGCCCGGCATAATTTTGAGCATGCCGCCGTGTTTGGCTGGCATGATCTGGTGCGTATTGCGGGTTTTGAGCCAGACGTGCTGGTAGTGGCCGACAAAAGCCGCGCTCCCTATGTGCTTGGCGTAGAGGACTTTCCGTGCCTCACTGTGTTCTACAGCGTGGATTCTCACATCCATTCGTGGCAACCGTATTACGCTCAGGCTTTTGATGTCTGCATTGCGTCTTTGCGCGATCATTTGCCGCGTTTTGCAGGGCCATATCTGCCCGCAGATCGGGTGTGGTGGTCACCTGCCTTTGCCTGGGCTCAGGATGCGCCCGAGCCTCAGACAGCCAAGGATATGGACTGCGTGTTTGTGGGCACGGTCAATGCCAATCTGCCGTGCCGCACAGCCTTTCTGGAAAAGTGCCGCAGCGGATTGCCGGAATTGCAGATTGTAACCGGCTCCTACCGCCATTTATACGCCAGGGCGCGGGTGGTGCTGAACCACTGCGAGCACGGCGACCTGAACTTTCGGGTTTTTGAGGCATTGGGCTGCGGCAGTTGCCTTGTGACCCCGCGCATCGGGCACGGGCTGACGGATATCTTTGCCGAGGGCGAGCACATGCTCTGCTATGGGGCGGATACGGCGGACAGTGGCAGTATTGTAGATGCTGCAACCGCTGCTGGCGAGGCCGTGGCCCAGGTGCGCTATCTGCTTGAGAACCCGGATGTTGCCGCGCGCATGGGGCAGGCCGCGCTGGCCTGCATAGATGGAGGCCATAGGGCGGTGCACCGCGCAAGAACATTCAGCGACAAGGTGCGCGCCCTCCTGATCAGCGACCCGCAGTGCGTTGCGCGCCGCAGGGGCAGGGCCGCAGCCATCCGCAAGGATTACCTGCGATTGCCCTATTTGCATTGGGCCGAGGAGTTGCGCAGTACCGGGTTGAGCGAGGCCTATCTGGCGGCTGCCAAGGGAGAATTCGGGCTGACAGGGCAGGAATGA